gtgtatgaatcccaggttatctcccaacgagttgcagagaaatgtgctattttatcgATCAGgtgttttgaaaaatggttgagttaataaacaggaaattaaattagagaatttaattaatcttaaataaaagccttgactgggagtagattagttggaagccctattcttgttgaagtactctcaagattaattaataattagaagttgctctgcttagtcatcccttactaggtaaaggaaagtcaagcaagttggaaagatgtttctagtcacaagtcctagtcctctctcttgggaaggactagtgtcaatgattagagggtgatccaacaaataatccaattataatttctctcttgagtgatccaactcaagggttcctttcaatcatctcccaatcaagttatggaactactcactcatcataattataaacttcacagaattaatggggaaaataaaagaaggcatgatgaataataatgaaagggattaattgaaaataaaaatagtctatattaacaactcatgaaaataatccaatgtcaactctaggggaattaagaatatggaagaataaatgaaaagtaaataacagacgATAGTAACTGataccggaggtagactcttctcaaaagctaaagccaaaaccttcaaaatcctaactatgaatgttcaagtgagTAAAACCTAAGGGAGGAGCAATTTCAGATCtagaaactaaaaattatgcggaATCCAATGTTCTCcgtttctgcatgttccctggctctaatctgtgtttctaggccaaaaactgggttgaaatctggcccagaaactctaccagcgacttctgaaattctgccgatcgtgcacgtcacgcgatcgcgtcattcatgcggacgcgtcattccaggttttgcttttccatgcgggcgcgtcgtccatgctCCGCGTcacttatgcttttccaatccgcgcggttgcgtaagtcatgcggccgcgtcgctgcgatttcctctcttttgcgcggtcgcgtgagccatgcggccgcgccacttctcactggtcatctcctcaatttcttgtgttccttccatttttgcaagcttcctttccaatctccaactcattcatgcctTATAAagtctgaaacacttaacacacagatcacggcatcgaatggaataaaggagaattaaaatacctaattaaaagtatctaggaagtaagttttcaatcatgtaataattttaggaaggaaatataaatgcatgctaattatatgaataagtgggtaaagatcatgataaaaccacacaattaaacacattgtaaaccataaaatagtggtttatcagacaGCAAGAGTTACGAAGCAAAAAagggctaagattcaactctCCCCCCTTCTTTTAGCCACTGATAAACCATCAGTATGTTTGTCTCGAGGCCAGCATGCGGGGATTCAAGAGTGGCTGTAGACCGTTGATCCACCTGGATAGAGAATTTCTTAAAACATACAATAAGGGGCAACTACTTTCTACCATTACACAGGATGCTAACAACCAGTTCTACGTGGTTGCATACGCAGTTGCAAGatctaaaaaaacaaagaatcatTGAAGTGGTTCCTAACACTATTGCAAGAGGATATTGGTGATGTTAGCAACCACGGTTGAAACTTTATGTCGGATCAACAGAAGGTTAGTTCCCTTTTTGTCAATCCCTATTTGTTGTGTCAGTCATTTAGTGGATTATATATGTTTGTAAACTTGGCTTGATGCATTCATTGTTATTAGGGCCTGCTACCTACACTGAAAGAGGTAATGCCTAATGCACATGTCAAAAACTACATCATGCATGTGTGGAAGAATTTCATAAACCGAATTAAGGATCTGTATATAAGAGAAATAGTGTGAGACTGTGCAAGATGCACCACCATCTCTGAATTCAAGACAATCGTGGAAAGACTCAAAGAAGTGAACAAGGATGCTTGGGCCTACCTTATGAAATTTGAACCTGCTACCTAGGTTAGAGCATACTTTAGCCATGGTCCCAAGGTCGACAACCTAACAAACAACATGTGCAAGTCGTTTAACGCAAAGGTAGTGAAGTATAGATGCAACCCCATACTTACAATGTGCAAGGAATTACAGTGCTATGTGATGCGGCGAATGGTTCAACACAAGAAACTGCTGGGGACTCATGAAGGGAAATTGGCGCCAGTGCAAGGGAAAAGGCTAAAGAGGCTTATCAAACCAAACAACAAATGGATAGCGGAGTGGATTAGTGATAAAGAGTGCAAACGTTTCGAAGTCACTTACAAGGGATCCAAAGTTGATGTAGATCTGATCAAACACAGCTGCTCGTGTAACAAATGGCAACTCACTGGTCAGTAAAAGcctgaatttcaattttaacatgctatgaattttttaatttaagcaTGTTGTGAATCAAAGTTGCtgtgaatttcaattttaaacatAGTTTATGTGAATCTGATTAAACATGctgtgaatttttttatattaaccaTGCTGTGAATTTCTATTCTAATCATTGTGTGAATTTTAACCTTGGACATGCTGTGAATTTCAATATTAATCATTCTTATGCTATTATGTTGTTATCAAACTGTTGTCCTGCCGTGAACGGATGCCGTGCATTCATGCTATAGCAACAATACGAAAACGACATGATAACCCCAATGATTATGTCCATTCATGGCTATGTATGGAGACTATTAAAAAGACATACGAGCACTTCATCCAGCCAGTAACTAGTGAGAAATATTGGACAAGGTTTGAGTTTACTAAGCTTGCTCCACCTGTGTTAAAAAGGCCAATTGGACATCCCAAAGTGCATAACAGACAGAAAGACCCAGCTGAGGCTGTTATTGATGGTGACAAGTTGAAGAGGAGTTTCTATGTCACGTGGAGCAAGTGTGGTGAGAGGGGACACAACTACAAGACGTGCAAAGGGGCCCCATCCAACCCAAACTTGAAGCCAAAAACGAAAAAACCAAGGAAGAAGCCCAACGACTCCCTATTACTTGTGGTTCTACCATTGTTACAGTCAGCCCCTCAGGAAGAGGTAGTCCTTAGTTACTCAGGAATGTAATTGTCCCCCGATAATAAACTCATGGATTTAAgtgtctattttaattttacttaggGTGTTTTCTGTctatattttaattcattagggttttaaattaattattctataaAATGCTTAATTGAGACTATTAACACTAAGTGTCATTTCAGACTCAGAGATTTTATTGTCTCCCCAGTAATAACCTCAAGGATTTAATTGTCTATTTTAAATCTACTTAGGGTATTTTCTgtgtatattttaattcttcAGGGTTTTAAAtgtcttattttataaaatgctTCATTGGGATTGTTAACACTAAATGGTATTTCAGACAGTAGAACAGAGTCACCCTACTGCTACGAACCCTCCTCATGTTGAACAAAATTCTGCTGATCATTCATTTGCTAATGAGATATGCATTTTGGTGGCATTTCATTGTTGTTGCTTGCTGTTTTCGATGCATTCACAGTtgttttgaccttgatgcaggGTAATTCGAATGCCAATGCTACACCGATGCCTAAGCAAGAATCTAGACCCTCAGTAGCAGTGGTTGCGACACAATCAATGCCTCCGAAAGCACCATTTAGGCCCCCAGCCCAGTCTTCATCACGCCTTGCCCCAAGGCCATTTATGCCTAAGCAAACTATTAGGAGGAAGCTTGTGGCAAACAAACCCTCTCAGCCTGTGCCACCTCCCCAGTCTGAAGAGCATCTCCCCTCTCCACAACGACCAACTACATCAGGAGCATCTCCACAGACTTTGGCAGCAGCAGGCAAAGCAACTCAACGGCTGTTTAAGTTCATCTCCACTTCAGGACTAAACAAACCTAGTAGTTAACACAACATTTTTAGACTTTGGTTATGACATCAACCTCTTTTCTGAAACACTGTTATACAAAGCAACTCTTTTTGGAAACAATGTGATTATATATAGCTTGCAGGCTTAAGTTATGCCTTACTTTGGCAGTAAGCATGTTTAGACTTCTTTTGTCGACATTAACATTTCTTTCATgagattaatttatattttagttatcTAATCATATCTCTAAATAATTATGCCATTAACTTGCTTAGGGAAATCACTTTGCTCGATATAACATCATTTAGCTTACAACACTTTTGTTCGAAAAGCATACAACAAAAAGGGAACTCATCCCATACTACATTACATCATTTTTTTACCTACTTTTAAGTCAAGTTTGGCAATAACAAAAGCAAATATTACACTAATCACTACAAGAATAACCAAATACAGATTAACATTTTTCTTCCTCTCTAGATGCAACAACTTCTCCAAATCAATCAGTCTCTATTCCACTACCTTCTTCCCAAGATACACTTTCATATCATCAATCTCGTTCTCAGTTATAAACTTCTCAAAAACTCTTATGATTGAAACATAGTCATCCATCCATAAGAAGAACTTGCAGTGACTGGGATTTTTCAGCTGCATGTTCATCATTCCAAAACAAAAAAGACATAAATAACTCCCGTATAATCAAACTCACTAAAATAAAATCACCAACTTACCTTAAAGAAGTGGACATTCAAAGAACAATTTATTAGGGTTCGTCGTCGTCCTCGATTTGTACAATATAGCATACACCCCACATTTACACATCGGAGCAATATCGTCCTTCTCCTCTGCAACTTCCACACATTTCACGATTGACGGTAGTGGAACACGTTGTGTGCTGGATGAAGCTCCGTCGCTAGCCATTTAACACTGCACAATACCACCACCCTCAACCCTAAACAGAAATGACAACGGTAATGTCAAATGGGTTCCATTTGAAGGCATAGGACAAACAGAAAAAACGATGACGTCTTTCCATCCAGGGACGCATTTGTCCTTAACCTCAATCCACCTTTTTACCTCTACACCGTTACAGTCACACGTCAACTAAGCGACACATCACCCGTCTCCATTACGTCTGGAAGACCATTTTGCACGGAAGAATAGATCTTCACACGTTTTGAATAGTAAGGggagtttttctatttttagatCTTCAGGGACAAATTCGTCCACGAAATAAAAGCTCAGGGACTAATTTGTCCTGtttcctaatattttttaataaaactatcattttaaattaagtCATTCCAAATAACATTTAAAATATCctataaaattaaactctaaaccttttcttttttgctttttaagAACTAATCTACCTAAATTTACACACTATTAAAGTGTtgggtaaagtattaaattagtcCCCTACATTTGGGCGTAATCCTGTTTTGTTTCTTTAGgtttaaagtgtcctatttgaatcGAAAAAAAGTTTCTTTTAACTTCAATGTAGTCCCACCGTGAAgtcaaaatcaaataattaacgaaatgtCTTACATAACAGCAGTATAAGAACAAGATCTATAATTTACAAGCTCCAGCGGCACAAAATCAACGtggatgcatcaatacatttatttatcattcttcttacaatttaaattaattttttctataaaactaaagaaaatgataaataaatatattaatgcaTCCACAATTGATCTTGTGCTTTTAGAGTTGATCTTGTACTTTTGGAgcgaatttaaattaattttttctataaaactaaagaaaatgataaataaatatattaatgcaTCCACAATTGATCTTGTGCTTTTAGAGTTGATCTTGTACTTTTGGAACTGATACTTGTTCTCTAGATGAATGACTTGTTCCGACTTGTTtcaatttagtactttaccctAAAGTATTAATGATTGTTGAATAAACATAAATACTTCATGATTCcctcaaaaaaattatttaaacttTTGTTCTACCCAAGAATAACATAAGCATGCAATTGAGTTAACTTTTACATCCTCAAGGAAGAGTAGTTCTTTACaggaaaataattttacatcCACGATCAGCCTCTTTACCTGTGTTCGAACTAGTGGAATTGCACGATGTATCAAAATTCTACTACTCCCAAGTCTTAACAATTTGTTTAGGTACCAAATTTCAATCATTTACAtaactatttcacaaaatattaACTGCTAGGAAACTTGGAGAAGCCCTTGAAGAAAAACTATAGTACGGCCGATGAAATATAGActcatgaaaaataataattaaaaaattgacatTGAAGACAATGATTTGAATAATTTCAAGGAACGGCTAATATGTTGTTGCATTACCTATTCCAAACACATGGAAGGACGAAGACGATTGTTTCGCTCTACAGCCAATAGTAAAAaggttaaaaaaagaaaaaagacatAATGTATTCCCCCTTCTGCCCCCCAACCCATCATTATCTAAAAGACTGACCCCCATGAAACTCAAACAACCCAAATACTGGCGCAAGCCCCATAGAGAAGGCAATGTTTGTTTGTTCTTCCCCCATCGTGAAAATACCGGGTTTTTCATCTTTCCTTTAAACCGCAACTTTTCTGCCAAGTTAGCAGATAGATCGGTCATCACCCACCGACCTCCTCCCATTGCAATGcagaaagataaatttaaaaagggaaaaagaaagaaaaacgcAGACTCCAAGCTACTGACATGAAAATGCAGACAGCGAAAGGACCTACTGACTGAAACACCTTTGCCCAAAAATGGTGATGACCCGACTCATGGCATGCAGTTGAGACCTCCACGCAACAGATGCAGATATGTATGCAAGAAACAAGACCTCTGAAACAGTAATAAAGGCCTCAAAATGAAATTGCTCGACTGATTGCCAACTTGGCCCATTCGGCAGATTCCTTGATCAAATGATCATCAGATGATAAACACTCTTTGAGGAAGTCTTTGCTGGACACAGATTGCTGGATCAACGGACCAGCACTACTGCCCAATGTATCAGCTAGGTCTCCAAGCACGCCAATTGCTGTCTTAGTCACAACATCATCCCTGAAAGGAACCAGAGATGCCAATGgattaaaataacataaattactAAATCCACGGAACCAATTCATAAACAGAAAATTCCAATGTATACTTACATGTCTTTCTCCATATACAAACTGTCCAAGAATTGCAGTACATGAGGAGCATAAGGCATCAGAAGCTGGGTCTTTGGGGAGCCCTTAAACCCTTGGAAGATACCTGAGTAAGCCTCAAGGATTCCATTTCTCAAGGAATTAGTGTACTCTGTCATATCATCATCAGCTCCAGACGTATGAGCCGATAGCTCGGCAGCACTCTGAAGCATGGGCATAGCATATAACAAGTACTTTTCAAAGTTCTCTCCAATTGCCAAGGCAATGTCgccaaaacaagaaaaaatggGAGGCTTCACAGACCTATGCAACTGATTACTGGACAAATCTTTAAGAAGTTGGGTCATTATCCCATCACAATAGGGGAGTATTTTTTCCTCCAATGCCCTGCACACATCACCAACCACACCCACTGTGATGGCACAAACCTGGTAGTCTTCAAAATTTTGGAGACCCATCTCCAAGTACTTGTAAAATTCTGTCATATATTTAGCAAAATCAGGACCAGTTGCATAGGCTAAAGCTCCAATTGCAAGCATAGCCTCCTCATGAGCTGTCGCACTACGTGAAGCAAACACTCTTAGAAACAAAGCCATAATTTGGTCAGCATACTGCATGAAATGATACTTCGTTGGTTCAGATGAACCCAACTTCTGAATGATGACCTGCAAGCAACCACACAGAAGGCCTTGTAACTCATTTTGCCTCTCATCGGATGAGACCTTCTGATTCTCGAGAGTGTTGTGGAGCTCCAACATAATGAGAGGCGCAAGCTGTACCACCATTGGAGCTGTTTCATCATTAGAACACCTCACTACTTCATTTAAGGCTTCATAGGCTGCTGTTCTAAGGCGTGATTCTACAGCATCCTCTCTGTGAGTTACAGTGAGGAGAGCTTGAACGATATCTTGAAAGTATGGGGTCAATGGAGAGGATGCAGCTCCAGCATCCTCATAACCTTGGgcaagaaaatagagagcaccACACGCCTTCTCAGCAACGTTAGGTACATCTTTCATGCTTTGGATCAGCACAGTAACAATCTGTTGGCAGTTTGcgggtgtgatgattggtgtATCCAAAGCTGTCCCGTGCAAGAACTCAAACATACGTCCAAGAGTCCATGCAGTAGTGTCCTTCACATGATTACTTGGGTCTTTCATCAGTGCAGTAAGCATGAAGTTCAAAGCCATGGTCACAAGTGGCTCAAGCTTTTCAGGGGATGGACCTTCAAGAATGGAGCCAAAGGCATAAGTGGCTGCTTCTCTCTGCCTCCAATCTGGTTTAGATATATTCTCTTGAATAAATGGCATAACCAGAGGCACAATGTCATCACCAACTGTTCGTGCAACCAATCCTAAGCATGTGCCTCCAGCCATAGCAATGTTCCAAGCCCCTTCATCTTGATCTTGATCCTCGTCTTGCTTCAGCAGTGTTTCCAATAACATAGGAACAAGAAATGAAAGAGCCTGCTTAATAAAGTAAAAGCAAGGAATATCTGAATCTGCACTAAAATCACCTCCATATTCTTCTAATATATCAATCTCTTCATCACATATTGAGCTCCAAAACTCAATAGCCTGAAGTGCAACTTGCTCCTCATCCTCCTTCACAGCCTTGGCAGTGATGTTGAATATATCTTGGATATATGGAGCCAATTTTTCATAGTACGTTGAAGAAATAGCTACCAAACACTCAAAAGCTGCTCGTCGAATCTTCACATCAGGAGAGAGAGTTGTCTCACAAACTATTCTCATGATGTAATCACGCTCCATATCATTAGAAAAGTTTGCCTGAGCAAAACCAAGGGCGTTGTACAATGCTCTTACAGCAGCAAGCCTAACATCATTGTTTTCTTCTGTAGAATTCATTCCCTGAACAACCGCAGTGAGTATCTTATTTACATGATCCTGGTCTACCACATCTGGTGAGACTTCTTCGCAAATGTACCCAAGAGTCTCAAGAGTTGCCTGCCTCGTAGGAGCAGGTAGCTGATGAACATTTGATAAGAGGGATCCTATCAATTCAGGCCACTGCTTGTGAGGCAACTCTATACCAGCGACCTTTGCAATAACTTGTGATACAGTTGAACGAGCATCTACAGATGGAGATGAAAGGGTCCTCAACAACAACGCTTTAATTTGGGCTTTCAAAGTTGGGTCCAATGACAGCCATCTTTGAACCAATTCTATCTTTCTGTGTTGTTCCTTTGCATCAagagcattcttgagaattagACCAGCTAGCTTCCGACTCTCAGCAGGCTTCTCATCATTTGCCAATTCCCCAGCGAGAGAATACAAGAAGCTTGGAAGATTCTGCTCCTGAAATTGTTTCAAATTCTCTTCTGCTTGTTTCCTAAGCGCTCCATCAACTGCTTGCGCATTTAAAAGAATTTGAGTAACCTCCATGGCCATCTACACCTGAAGAGTACATGTATAACCACATTAAAAGGGAGCACTAAACTGCACCTAACAGACTA
The genomic region above belongs to Arachis duranensis cultivar V14167 chromosome 3, aradu.V14167.gnm2.J7QH, whole genome shotgun sequence and contains:
- the LOC107479375 gene encoding importin subunit beta-1, with amino-acid sequence MAMEVTQILLNAQAVDGALRKQAEENLKQFQEQNLPSFLYSLAGELANDEKPAESRKLAGLILKNALDAKEQHRKIELVQRWLSLDPTLKAQIKALLLRTLSSPSVDARSTVSQVIAKVAGIELPHKQWPELIGSLLSNVHQLPAPTRQATLETLGYICEEVSPDVVDQDHVNKILTAVVQGMNSTEENNDVRLAAVRALYNALGFAQANFSNDMERDYIMRIVCETTLSPDVKIRRAAFECLVAISSTYYEKLAPYIQDIFNITAKAVKEDEEQVALQAIEFWSSICDEEIDILEEYGGDFSADSDIPCFYFIKQALSFLVPMLLETLLKQDEDQDQDEGAWNIAMAGGTCLGLVARTVGDDIVPLVMPFIQENISKPDWRQREAATYAFGSILEGPSPEKLEPLVTMALNFMLTALMKDPSNHVKDTTAWTLGRMFEFLHGTALDTPIITPANCQQIVTVLIQSMKDVPNVAEKACGALYFLAQGYEDAGAASSPLTPYFQDIVQALLTVTHREDAVESRLRTAAYEALNEVVRCSNDETAPMVVQLAPLIMLELHNTLENQKVSSDERQNELQGLLCGCLQVIIQKLGSSEPTKYHFMQYADQIMALFLRVFASRSATAHEEAMLAIGALAYATGPDFAKYMTEFYKYLEMGLQNFEDYQVCAITVGVVGDVCRALEEKILPYCDGIMTQLLKDLSSNQLHRSVKPPIFSCFGDIALAIGENFEKYLLYAMPMLQSAAELSAHTSGADDDMTEYTNSLRNGILEAYSGIFQGFKGSPKTQLLMPYAPHVLQFLDSLYMEKDMDDVVTKTAIGVLGDLADTLGSSAGPLIQQSVSSKDFLKECLSSDDHLIKESAEWAKLAISRAISF